A genomic stretch from Myripristis murdjan chromosome 12, fMyrMur1.1, whole genome shotgun sequence includes:
- the LOC115368710 gene encoding GRAM domain-containing protein 2B-like isoform X2: protein MVLMIEQPDRPLTPLSTPEQVVKSAKRVGKDSRSFQSTSEVDNGSEKRQQRSGRSPADLQSSVDTESDFSEARRKPPIMRFKPAEHLSPLLSPSDCERKLERKKSQPSQLSKTNAQYHKLFKEVSKDELLKQSYTCALQKDILYQGKMFVSDNWICFHSKVFGRDTKIAIPVISVTLIKKTKTAILVPNALVIATTSERHVFVSFLSRDTTYKLLKSICIHLDVDNTGSSPIISSCENSFRVNCPSSLPLDFSGDFSDLDGVVHQRRQDMMESSSSGSQTPDYDKMADFPGLPDTFLSAVKTGEVSVHADIHLQSPSQKLGATLQNGSAKPNQGVAVKEKSLQSMSLHTILLIYLFLVSVLVLSSCYMAFKIVALEQRLNSLVSMGENVANLRSQDDFNAEIYGELSTNLFKLEKIQRSLRKLLEET, encoded by the exons ATGGTCCTGATGATCGAGCAGCCGGACAGACCTCTAACCCCGCTATCAACACCGGAGCAAGTTGTAAAGTCCGCCAAACGCGTCGGGAAAGACTCCCGGAGCTTCCAGTCGAC GTCTGAGGTGGACAATGGCAGTGAGAAAAGGCAGCAGAGGAGCGGGCGGTCACCTGCCGACCTCCAGTCATCTGTGGACACAGAGTCGGACTTCTCAGAGGCCAGGAGGAAGCCGCCCATCATGAG ATTTAAACCTGCTGAACATCTTTCCCCGCTGCTGAGTCCGAGTGACTGTGAAAGGAAactggaaagaaagaaatcccaACCCAGCCAG tTATCGAAGACAAACGCCCAGTATCACAAGTTATTTAAGGAAGTCAGCAAAGACGAGCTGCTCAAACAAA GTTACACTTGTGCTCTGCAGAAAGACATTTTGTACCAGGGCAAAATGTTTGTCTCTGATAACTGGATTTGCTTCCATTCCAAAGTCTTTGGCAGAGATACCAAG ATTGCGATCCCAGTGATCTCTGTGACACTTATCAAAAAGACCAAAACCGCAATCTTAGTACCAAATGCTCTTGTGATTGCAACTACAAGTGAGCGG catgtgtttgtgtcgtTCCTTTCCCGAGACACCACCTACAAGCTTCTGAAATCCATCTGCATTCACCTGGAC GTGGACAATACTGGGAGCAGCCCCATAATTTCCTCATGTGAGAATAGCTTCAGAGTGAACTGCCCGTCGTCTCTTCCCCTG GACTTCTCCGGAGACTTTTCCGACCTGGACGGTGTTGTGCACCAGAGGCGGCAGGACATGATGGAGAGCAGCAGCTCTGGATCCCAGACTCCAGATTATGACAAAATGGCTG ACTTCCCTGGCCTCCCAGACACGTTCCTCAGCGCAGTGAAGACCGGAGAGGTTTCAGTCCATGCAGACATCCACCTCCAGAGTCCGAGCCAAAAACTCGGGGCCACCCTTCAGAACG GGTCAGCCAAGCCGAACCAGGGCGTAGCAGTCAAAGAAAAATCCCTGCAGTCCATGTCACTTCACACCATTCTCCTAATCTATCTCTTCTT AGTAAGTGTTCTTGTCTTGTCCTCGTGTTACATGGCTTTCAAGATTGTGGCTCTCGAGCAGCGGCTCAACTCCTTGGTGTCCATGGGCGA AAATGTAGCGAACCTCAGATCGCAGGACGATTTCAACGCGGAGATCTACGGGGAGCTGTCCACCAACCTGTTCAAGCTGGAAAAG ATTCAGAGGAGCCTTCGGAAGCTACTTGAAGAGACGTAA
- the dolk gene encoding dolichol kinase produces MQINPVFVESAVVLAVVLCVHMAVWNQHSWCSIALVIQAFYVQHKWDRLLRSGGAVFQFRPAANSGIVPASMVMPLLGLALRERCSASGNVYFERFSMVITVTGMMLALFLSLIALGITRPVPTNTCVIAGMAGSAILYTTKQTLTVSEVIEVLEVLLIFVYLSLIVLYLLPRCFTPGEALLIVGGISFIVNQLIKRSLNLAEVKGDPVNYFLPVVVVGSLLLGVFFALLFCFMESETWVSSLFFHMMTAVLGLGILMPWLSLFIGRHPIMWLLDFVTLNERRLCLLGYWVFLASVATCVVLHQNYQRQSGSKKHQASTVVRKYFHLIVVATFVPGLIYDRQLLHVASVGCLAVFLLLEYIRYFRIKPLGQLLRQLLTLFLDERDSGPLILTHIYLLLGMSLPIWLSPGPCAPKGTLPGAGGLVPYAGVLAVGVGDTVASVFGSTMGEIRWPGTKKTMEGTATSVFAQIIAVAMFLIFDGSINLNSTYSWIVGSISLVAMLEAYTSQIDNLLLPLYLFILLLL; encoded by the coding sequence ATGCAGATCAACCCCGTGTTCGTGGAGTCTGCTGTGGTTTTGGCCGTGGTGCTGTGTGTCCACATGGCGGTCTGGAACCAGCACTCCTGGTGCAGTATAGCCCTCGTCATCCAGGCTTTCTACGTGCAGCACAAGTGGGACCGCCTGCTCCGGTCGGGGGGCGCCGTGTTCCAGTTCCGCCCGGCAGCAAACAGTGGCATCGTCCCGGCCTCCATGGTGATGCCCTTACTGGGTCTAGCACTAAGAGAAAGGTGCTCTGCCTCAGGGAATGTCTACTTTGAGCGCTTCTCCATGGTGATCACCGTCACGGGCATGATGCtagctctgtttttgtctctcatcGCGCTGGGCATTACAAGACCGGTGCCCACAAACACTTGTGTGATCGCGGGCATGGCAGGCAGCGCGATTCtctacacaacaaaacagacgCTGACGGTGTCTGAGGTCATCGAGGTCTTAGAAGTCCTGCTGATCTTTGTCTATCTCAGCTTAATTGTGCTGTACCTGCTGCCGCGCTGCTTTACTCCCGGAGAGGCGCTCCTCATCGTCGGAGGAATCAGTTTCATCGTCAACCAGCTCATCAAGCGCTCCCTGAACCTGGCGGAGGTGAAAGGTGACCCGgtgaactatttcctgccagtGGTGGTCGTGGGCTCGCTATTGCTGGGGGTTTTCTTTGCCCTACTCTTCTGCTTCATGGAGTCTGAGACCTGGGtgtcctccctcttcttccacATGATGACAGCCGTTCTGGGTCTGGGGATCCTCATGCCGTGGCTCTCTCTGTTCATCGGCCGGCACCCCATCATGTGGCTGTTGGACTTTGTCACGTTAAACGAGAGAAGACTCTGTCTGTTGGGATACTGGGTGTTCCTAGCCAGCGTGGCCACCTGCGTTGTGCTACACCAGAACTACCAGCGGCAATCCGGATCAAAGAAGCACCAGGCCTCAACTGTCGTCAGGAAGTATTTCCATCTGATCGTGGTGGCTACGTTCGTCCCAGGGCTGATCTATGACCGGCAGCTGCTCCATGTGGCATCCGTAGGTTGCCTGGCGGTTTTCTTGCTCTTGGAGTATATACGGTACTTTCGTATCAAGCCGCTCGGACAGCTACTCAGGCAGCTGCTCACTTTGTTCCTCGACGAGCGGGACTCTGGGCCTCTCATCCTGACCCACATCTACCTGCTGCTGGGCATGTCGCTGCCCATATGGCTGTCCCCTGGGCCCTGCGCTCCTAAGGGGACACTCCCAGGTGCGGGCGGCCTGGTGCCTTATGCAGGTGTGCTGGCCGTGGGGGTCGGAGACACTGTGGCATCTGTGTTCGGCAGCACCATGGGGGAGATCCGCTGGCCTGGCACCAAGAAAACCATGGAGGGGACTGCAACATCTGTGTTCGCCCAGATCATTGCGGTGGCCATGTTTCTCATCTTTGATGGGAGCATCAATCTGAACTCCACCTACTCATGGATTGTTGGCTCTATCTCACTGGTGGCCATGCTGGAGGCTTACACCTCCCAAATAGACAatctcctcctcccactctACCTCTTCATCCTGCTGTTGCTTTGA
- the LOC115368710 gene encoding GRAM domain-containing protein 2B-like isoform X1 has translation MVLMIEQPDRPLTPLSTPEQVVKSAKRVGKDSRSFQSTSEVDNGSEKRQQRSGRSPADLQSSVDTESDFSEARRKPPIMRFKPAEHLSPLLSPSDCERKLERKKSQPSQLSKTNAQYHKLFKEVSKDELLKQSYTCALQKDILYQGKMFVSDNWICFHSKVFGRDTKIAIPVISVTLIKKTKTAILVPNALVIATTSERHVFVSFLSRDTTYKLLKSICIHLDVDNTGSSPIISSCENSFRVNCPSSLPLDFSGDFSDLDGVVHQRRQDMMESSSSGSQTPDYDKMADFPGLPDTFLSAVKTGEVSVHADIHLQSPSQKLGATLQNGSAKPNQGVAVKEKSLQSMSLHTILLIYLFLVSVLVLSSCYMAFKIVALEQRLNSLVSMGEYVRNENVANLRSQDDFNAEIYGELSTNLFKLEKIQRSLRKLLEET, from the exons ATGGTCCTGATGATCGAGCAGCCGGACAGACCTCTAACCCCGCTATCAACACCGGAGCAAGTTGTAAAGTCCGCCAAACGCGTCGGGAAAGACTCCCGGAGCTTCCAGTCGAC GTCTGAGGTGGACAATGGCAGTGAGAAAAGGCAGCAGAGGAGCGGGCGGTCACCTGCCGACCTCCAGTCATCTGTGGACACAGAGTCGGACTTCTCAGAGGCCAGGAGGAAGCCGCCCATCATGAG ATTTAAACCTGCTGAACATCTTTCCCCGCTGCTGAGTCCGAGTGACTGTGAAAGGAAactggaaagaaagaaatcccaACCCAGCCAG tTATCGAAGACAAACGCCCAGTATCACAAGTTATTTAAGGAAGTCAGCAAAGACGAGCTGCTCAAACAAA GTTACACTTGTGCTCTGCAGAAAGACATTTTGTACCAGGGCAAAATGTTTGTCTCTGATAACTGGATTTGCTTCCATTCCAAAGTCTTTGGCAGAGATACCAAG ATTGCGATCCCAGTGATCTCTGTGACACTTATCAAAAAGACCAAAACCGCAATCTTAGTACCAAATGCTCTTGTGATTGCAACTACAAGTGAGCGG catgtgtttgtgtcgtTCCTTTCCCGAGACACCACCTACAAGCTTCTGAAATCCATCTGCATTCACCTGGAC GTGGACAATACTGGGAGCAGCCCCATAATTTCCTCATGTGAGAATAGCTTCAGAGTGAACTGCCCGTCGTCTCTTCCCCTG GACTTCTCCGGAGACTTTTCCGACCTGGACGGTGTTGTGCACCAGAGGCGGCAGGACATGATGGAGAGCAGCAGCTCTGGATCCCAGACTCCAGATTATGACAAAATGGCTG ACTTCCCTGGCCTCCCAGACACGTTCCTCAGCGCAGTGAAGACCGGAGAGGTTTCAGTCCATGCAGACATCCACCTCCAGAGTCCGAGCCAAAAACTCGGGGCCACCCTTCAGAACG GGTCAGCCAAGCCGAACCAGGGCGTAGCAGTCAAAGAAAAATCCCTGCAGTCCATGTCACTTCACACCATTCTCCTAATCTATCTCTTCTT AGTAAGTGTTCTTGTCTTGTCCTCGTGTTACATGGCTTTCAAGATTGTGGCTCTCGAGCAGCGGCTCAACTCCTTGGTGTCCATGGGCGAGTACGTACGGAACGA AAATGTAGCGAACCTCAGATCGCAGGACGATTTCAACGCGGAGATCTACGGGGAGCTGTCCACCAACCTGTTCAAGCTGGAAAAG ATTCAGAGGAGCCTTCGGAAGCTACTTGAAGAGACGTAA
- the nup188 gene encoding nucleoporin NUP188 homolog, which yields MAETKMAESELCVRSSRELWTILLGRSALREPAQIEAELDRHWERLHQGLSYYKPPSSASATKVKENKDVAPPLKEFGLRISKLLGLDEQQSVQILQCYLQEDYRGTRNSLKVVLQDERQSQALLLKIVDYYYEERMCLLRCVLLLLTYFQDERHPYRAEYSNCVNKLEKDLVSNYQSQFENLFKAEAPTWETHGNLMTERQVSRWFLQCLREQSLLLEIIFLYYAYFEMSPADLLIFTKMFKEQGFGLRQTNRHLVDKSMDALVDRIGYLSSLILVEGMDIDFLQKCALEDCTEQHQFYNASDISKEMDQLLVTFGDIPHHGPVLLAWVLLRHTLRPDETSPVIRRIGGTSLQLGVFKYISTMLKGLGSSGNNCTASTAKMCIYGLLSFVITSFEEESLQADGVATNCSHLIDAACEVLSAPSLAELFWEMKPNMGLGMILDSAVGMFPHKIGPLLQLLTALLSNKSTVKKVYTFLDKMSFYTQVYKHKPNDIISKDDETLWKRQTPKLLYPLGLGQTNLWMPQGVLGQVVIAGDQGYVVRWDYSYSSWTLFTCEIEMLLHVVSTADVIAHCVRVKPILDLVHKIISTDWTVSDCLLPLTSRIYMLLQRLTSVINPPVDVIASCVNCLIVLAARMPGKVWSSLHHTGFLPFASSPLTNMAQSVSAEGMKAGNYGNLLVQIEQPRGEYAVTIAFLRLITTLVKGQLGSTQNKGLIPCVLLVLKEMLPTYHKWRYNTYGVRERIGCLILELVHAILNLSPEGEDQGSTPTLQSLCIYSLANTEAGQAVVNIMGVGVDTIDMVLAAQPSGGGSEGPGQILIQTVKLAFSVTNNVIRLKPPSDVVSPLEQALTQHGGHGNNLIAVLAKYIYHKHDPALPRLAVQLLKRLATVAPMSVYACLGNDAAAIRDAFLTRLQSKTEDMRIKVMILEFLTVAVETQPGLIELFLNLEAKDSSEGSKEFLLGEWSCLQVVLDLIDSKQQGKYWCPPLLHRAALAFLLALWQDRRDSAISVLRTKERFWENLTTPLFGTLTPPSDTTEPCVLETCAFVMKIIGLEIYYVVSGSLEQSLKDALQKFSTGRRYEYWSQYVKSLVCRVAETEEEGICSFSETQMLISAWRMLLILSTNYSDVMQLTEDSVKLKLFMDVLDGAKAALIVPMSVPCLRLGSMMATLLLILLKQWKSVLATAPDILSPLSLILESVLQADQQLDRTKAKIFSALISVLQIQGLNGGEISQLPQLLLSVCETVKDEALALIDSTRHMSQMGDVLEDDESMETDTPRSLQKDQRDGVCVLALHLAKELCRADEDGEHWVLVMRKVPVLPSVLSAVELSLRLKHNLFFTEAALHLLLTLARTPQGAAAVAGAGVIQTICLPLLSVYEVSSNGTSQGFSRKSQDSPCWPGVYRLCMSLMESLLKTLRYNFVNEALDFVGVHQERILQCLNAVRTVQSLACLDEADHTVGFLLQLSSFCKEWQFHLPKLLRDVQVNLCYLCQTCTYLLHSKKMLHHYLQVKNGEALPPGPLPRSHRPPQTPSKEAAGGGEREEAEQKALLAVQCSLLKILSKTLATLQHFTPDCCQILLDQCMDLAEYRTLFVLSFTTPAFDPDVAPSFGTLLATINVALSMLGEMEKKKEPASFSIASLASSDEIQALKSLLMFTMENCFYVLISQAVRSLKDPSILPRDKQRLKQELSSELSTLLSSLSRHFRRGSPSSPAILPSSQTKPPTPGSKGSHEGQEPFIQLVQAFARLVQR from the exons ATGGCAGAAACGAAGATGGCGGAATCGGAGCTGTGCGTCAG GAGCAGTCGAGAGTTATGGACCATATTACTGGGAAGATCTGCGTTACGAGAGCCG GCTCAGATCGAGGCAGAACTTGACAGACACTGGGAGAGGCTACATCAAGGACTCAGCTACTACAAGCCACCGAG CTCAGCCTCTGCTACGAAGgtgaaggaaaacaaagatGTTGCCCCACCATTGAAGGAGTTTGGTCTCAGGATCAGTAAACTATTG GGTCTTGACGAGCAACAGAGTGTGCAGATTTTACAGTGTTACTTACAGGAGGACTACAGAGGAACCCGAAATTCATTAAAG GTTGTTCTCCAGGATGAGAGACAAAGCCAAGCACTGCTGCTGAAG ATAGTGGACTATTACTATGAGGAGCGCATGTGTCTACTCAGATGTGTCCTTCTCCTGTTGACATATTTTCAAGATGAGCGACACCCCTACAGG gctGAGTACTCAAACTGTGTTAACAAACTGGAGAAGGACTTGGTGAGCAACTACCAGTCACAGTTTGAGAATCTCTTCAAAGCAGAAGCACCAACATGGGAAACCCATGGAAACCTCATG ACGGAGCGGCAGGTATCGCGATGGTTCCTTCAGTGTCTGAGGGAAcagtccctgctgctggagATCATCTTCCTGTATTACGCTTACTTTGAGATGAGTCCTGCTGACTTGCTGATCTTCACCAAGATGTTCAAGGAGCAGGGGTTTGGTCTGCGGCAGACCAACAGACACCTGGTGGACAAGAGCATGGATGCGCTGGTTGATCGCATCGG ATACTTGAGCTCTCTTATTCTGGTAGAAGGAATGGACATAGACTTCCTGCAGAAGTGTGCCCTGGAGGACTGTACAGAGCAGCATCAGTTCTACAACGCCTCCGACATCAGCAAG GAGATGGATCAGCTGCTGGTGACGTTTGGTGATATCCCTCACCACGGGCCGGTGCTGCTGGCCTGGGTCCTGCTGAGACACACGTTGAGACCAGACGAAACCAGCCCAGTCATCAGGAGGATAGGCGGCACCTCCCTGCAGCTGGGGGTGTTCAAGTACATCTCAACCATGCTGAAAGGCCTTGGTAGTTCAGGGAATAAT TGCACAGCAAGCACAGCAAAGATGTGTATCTATGGCCTTCTTTCCTTTGTGATTACTTCATTTGAAGAGGAAAGCCTACAG GCGGATGGTGTGGCAACAAATTGCTCCCACCTGATTGATGCTGCCTGTGAGGTCCTCTCCGCTCCCAGTCTGGCTGAACTTTTTTGGGAAATG AAGCCCAACATGGGGTTAGGTATGATCCTGGACAGTGCTGTTGGGATGTTCCCTCATAAGATTGGACCACTTTTACAACTTCTGACTGCACTTCTGTCAAACAAGTCGACTGTTAAAAAG GTGTACACCTTTCTGGATAAGATGTCCTTCTACACACAAGTGTACAAACATAAGCCCAATGATATCATCTCCAAGGACGACGAGACACTCTGGAAGAGACAGACGCCAAAACTTCTCTATCCTCTTG GCCTGGGGCAGACTAACCTGTGGATGCCTCAAGGAGTGCTCGGCCAGGTGGTGATAGCTGGTGATCAGGGCTATGTGGTACGCTGGGATTACTCCTACAGCTCCTGGACTctcttcacatgtgaaattgAGATGCTGCTTCATGTCGTCTCAACCGCAG ACGTCATAGCccactgtgtgcgtgtgaagCCCATCCTGGACCTCGTGCATAAGATCATAAGCACAGACTGGACAGTGTCAGATTGTCTGTTACCTCTCACTTCACGCATCTACATGCTGCTGCAGAG GTTAACATCAGTCATCAACCCGCCAGTGGATGTGATCGCCTCCTGTGTGAACTGTCTTATTGTGCTGGCTGCCAGGATGCCTGGGAAG GTGTGGTCTAGCCTGCACCACACAGGCTTCCTCCCATTTGCCTCCAGCCCTCTGACTAACATGGCTCAGTCTGTGAG tgcTGAGGGCATGAAGGCAGGTAACTATGGAAACCTGCTGGTCCAGATTGAGCAGCCCAGGGGCGAGTATGCTGTGACCATTGCTTTCCTCCGCCTCATCACAACCCTGGTCAAG GGCCAGCTTGGCAGCACCCAGAATAAAGGCTTGATCCCCTGTGTGCTGCTGGTGTTGAAAGAGATGTTGCCCACATACCATAAGTGGCGCTACAACACCTACGGAGTAAGGGAAAGGATAG GTTGTCTTATTTTGGAGCTGGTCCATGCCATTCTCAATCTCAGCCCAGAGGGAGAGGATCAGGGAAG cacaCCCACCCTGCAGTCTCTGTGTATCTACAGCTTGGCCAACACTGAGGCTGGCCAGGCAGTGGTTAATATCATGGGAGTAGGAGTGGACACCATCGACATGGTCCTGGCTGCGCAGCCCAGCGG TGGTGGCTCTGAAGGCCCGGGTCAGATTCTGATCCAGACAGTGAAACTGGCTTTCTCTGTCACAAATAATGTCATCCGTCTGAAGCCACCTTCCGACGTTGTATCCCCTCTGGAGCAGGCCCTGACGCAGCACGGTGGCCATGGCAACAATCTTATAGCCGTGCTGgccaaatatatttaccacaaaCATGACCCAGCACTGCCACGCCTGGCCGTCCAGTTGCTCAAGAGACTTGCAACA GTGGCTCCCATGTCAGTCTACGCCTGCCTTGGCAATGACGCAGCAGCCATTCGAGACGCATTCCTGACTCGGCTGCAGAGTAAGACAGAAGACATGAGGATCAAGGTTATGATCCTTGAGTTTCTTACGGTTGCTGTTGAAACCCAGCCTGGCCTTATTGAGCTCTTCCTCAACCTGGAGGCAAAAGACAGCAGCGAGGGGTCAAAG GAGTTTCTGCTGGGCGAGTGGAGCTGTCTGCAGGTGGTGTTGGACCTAATTGACTCCAAACAACAGGGGAAATACTGGTGTCCTCCCCTGTTGCACAGAGCGGCTCTTGCCTTCCTTCTTGCCCTGTGGCAGGATCGCAGGGACAGTGCCATCTCTGTTTTAAGGACTAA AGAGAGGTTTTGGGAAAATttgacgacccctctttttggGACACTGACTCCCCCTTCAGACACCACAGAG cCTTGTGTACTGGAGACCTGTGCTTTTGTCATGAAGATCATTGGCCTAGAGATCTACTACGTCGTCAG TGGTTCCTTGGAACAATCTCTAAAGGATGCACTGCAGAAGTTCTCCACTGGGCGGCGCTATGAGTACTGGTCCCAATATGTGAAGTCCCTGGTGTGCCGAGTGGCAGAGACCGAGGAGGAAGGCATCTGCTCCTTCTCCGAAACTCAGATGCTCATCTCAGCCTGGCGGATGCTCCTGATTCTTTCCACTAATTAT tctgatgTAATGCAGCTCACAGAGGATTCAGTCAAGCTGAAGCTCTTTATGGATGTCCTGGATGGGGCCAAAGCTGCT ttgATAGTGCCCATGTCTGTACCATGTCTACGTCTCGGATCCATGATGGCCACTCTGCTACTCATCCTTCTTAAACAGTGGAAAAG CGTTTTGGCCACAGCCCCTGACATCCTGTCCCCCCTCTCCCTGATCCTGGAGAGTGTCCTGCAGGCTGACCAGCAGCTGGACAGGACTAAGGCCAAGATTTTCTCTGCGCTCATATCTGTTCTGCAGATACAAGGACTCAATG GTGGGGAGATCTCCCAGCTTCCCCAGttactgctgtctgtgtgtgagacggTGAAAGACGAGGCCCTGGCCCTGATTGACAGTACTCGCCACATGAGCCAGATGGGAGACGTGCTGGAAGACGATGAGAGCATGGAGACGGATACTCCCCGCAGCCTTCAGAAGGATCAGAGAGATGGG GTCTGTGTGCTGGCACTGCACCTGGCCAAGGAGCTGTGCCGAGCTGATGAGGATGGCGAGCACTGGGTTCTGGTGATGAGGAAGGTGCCGGTCCTGCCCTCCGTTCTCAGCGCCGTAGAGCTCAGTCTGCGCTTGAAACATAACCTCTtcttcactgaagctgcactACACCTGCTGCTCACGCTGGCCCGCACTCCTCAG ggggcagcagCTGTTGCTGGGGCAGGAGTTATCCAGAccatctgtctccctcttctGAGTGTTTATGAAGTGTCTTCAAATGGAACATCACAG GGTTTCTCCCGTAAGTCCCAGgactccccctgctggccagggGTGTATCGCCTGTGCATGTCCCTAATGGAGAGTCTACTGAAGACTCTACGCTACAATTTTGTCAATGAAGCCTTAGACTTTGTTGGAGTGCATCAGGAACGCATACTGCAG TGTCTGAATGCAGTGCGAACGGTCCAGAGCCTGGCGTGTCTGGACGAGGCAGACCACACTGTGggcttcctgctgcagctctcTAGCTTCTGTAAGGAGTGGCAGTTTCATCTGCCCAAGCTGCTCCGAGACGTACAG GTTAACCTGTGCTACCTCTGCCAGACGTGTACATATCTGCTCCATAGCAAGAAGATGCTCCATCACTACCTCCAG GTTAAAAATGGTGAGGCGTTGCCCCCTGGCCCCCTACCCAGAAGCCATCGGCCCCCACAGACACCCTCCAAAGAGGCAGCaggtggaggggagagggaggaggctgAGCAGAAGGCCCTGCTCGCTGTGCAGTGCAGCCTTCTGAAGATCCTCAGCAAAACCCTGGCCACTCTGCAGCACTTCACCCCAGACTGCTGCCAGATCCTCTTGGACCAG tgtatgGACTTGGCAGAGTATCGGACCCTGTTTGTCCTCAGCTTCACCACGCCAGCTTTTGACCCTGATGTGGCTCCTTCCTTCGGAACCCTGTTGGCCACCATCAACGTGGCCCTCAGCATGTTGGGCGAG atggagaagaagaaagagccGGCATCATTCAGTATAGCCTCTCTGGCCTCATCGGATGAGATCCAAGCACTTAA GTCTTTGCTGATGTTCACCATGGAGAACTGTTTCTACGTGCTGATCTCCCAGGCAGTTCGGAGTCTGAAGGACCCCTCCATCCTCCCCCGAGACAAGCAGAGGCTCAAACAGGAGCTCAGCTCTGAACTG AGCACTCTTCTGTCCAGCCTGTCCCGTCACTTCCGCAGGGGATCTCCATCCTCACCAgccatcctcccctcctctcagaCTAAACCCCCCACGCCAGGCTCAAAGGGAAGCCATGAAGGCCAGGAGCCCTTCATCCAGCTTGTCCAGGCCTTTGCCAGACTTGTCCAGAGATAG